CGGGAGGAAAGAAGCCCTCGGTGGGGCGGGCCGGCGGGGCCTCGGGGTCGCCGCTCTGGAAGGCGAGGGGCAGCCCGTCGGGGAGGACGCCGCTGAAGTGGCGCAATTGCACGCGGCCCGCGCGCAGAGCCTCCATGTCCAGCTCCAGCGCGCTGACGCCCCACGGGTACGGCTCCACCGCCGCCAGCCGAAGGTCCAACAGGTTCTCGTGATACAGGTCGAGCTGCTGCAGGTGGTGGGGACTCATGAACATCCCCTCCGACCAGACGACGCGCTGAGCGATCTTCATGCACTCCCCTTGGGGTGGTCTGGCACCTCGGTCTCGGAGGGCACGGCGGGCGCCGGCTGCGTCAGCGAGAACTGGGTGCGAAGCATATCGATTTGATAGCCTTGTAGCCGGTAGCGCAACTGCACGTCTCCGGGCCTGGGCTCGCCCTGGTCGCCCGCGGCCCTCTCGACACAGAAGGGCGGGAGCACCGGGTCGAGCGCGGAGACGGTGCGCCACGAATAGCCGAGTGGCTGGCGGAAGTGACCCATGGTCAGGATGAAGCGCGCCTTGGGATCCCGCTGGATCCACCGCTGGAGTTTCTGTCCGGGGGCGACGGTGAACTCAGCCACCTGGAGCAGATCC
Above is a window of Cystobacter fuscus DNA encoding:
- the tssJ gene encoding type VI secretion system lipoprotein TssJ; this encodes MRRGLVKAQPHAYTKTRALSGGRGRRILLTLLLAATAGTSCAKRIGPTPCETPPPMQVVLDVSEQVNPDPRGRSLPTVVQVIQLKDSAKLERAGFRDLWGRPKEFLGEDLLQVAEFTVAPGQKLQRWIQRDPKARFILTMGHFRQPLGYSWRTVSALDPVLPPFCVERAAGDQGEPRPGDVQLRYRLQGYQIDMLRTQFSLTQPAPAVPSETEVPDHPKGSA